One stretch of Candidatus Aminicenantes bacterium DNA includes these proteins:
- a CDS encoding type II toxin-antitoxin system HicB family antitoxin has protein sequence MKFFITISQDEDGMFVAECPSIPGCISQGTTAREAEKNIQQAIKECLEVRAAKGMPLTVAIRQIEVRL, from the coding sequence ATGAAGTTTTTTATCACGATCTCTCAAGATGAAGACGGGATGTTCGTCGCTGAATGCCCTTCGATACCGGGATGTATCAGTCAAGGCACGACGGCGCGAGAGGCCGAAAAGAATATTCAGCAGGCGATCAAAGAGTGCCTGGAGGTTCGGGCGGCCAAGGGAATGCCGCTGACGGTAGCCATCAGGCAGATCGAAGTACGACTGTAA
- a CDS encoding type II toxin-antitoxin system HicA family toxin, producing MPDVPLLKPREVVKAFRKLGWDVARQKGSHIILTKEGHLATLSIPDHPEVARGTLRALIARAGLTIEDFLAALGR from the coding sequence ATGCCCGACGTCCCGCTCTTAAAGCCTCGCGAAGTCGTGAAAGCCTTTAGGAAGCTGGGCTGGGACGTTGCCCGTCAAAAGGGAAGCCATATCATTCTGACGAAGGAAGGACATCTCGCGACTCTCTCTATTCCCGACCATCCCGAAGTCGCAAGGGGAACCCTGCGGGCCCTTATCGCCAGGGCCGGATTGACAATCGAAGACTTTCTTGCTGCGCTGGGCAGATAG